One Cucurbita pepo subsp. pepo cultivar mu-cu-16 chromosome LG11, ASM280686v2, whole genome shotgun sequence DNA window includes the following coding sequences:
- the LOC111804950 gene encoding nudix hydrolase 16, mitochondrial-like isoform X2: protein MSDLVARTGRHQQRCIPFRYRSSDGRSDEVSDKVVEVLMIDTPSGPGLLFPKGGWENDETVEEAAVREAIEEAGVRGQLMGFLGDYHFKSKTQQDEFTPDGLCRAAMYALFVNEELESWPEQNTRNRSWVTIPEAIENCRHAWMRDALVNGFNKWHAENMSDE, encoded by the exons ATGTCTGATTTGGTGGCCCGCACTGGACGGCATCAGCAGCG GTGTATTCCTTTTAGGTATAGAAGTTCCGATGGCAGAAGTGATGAAGTTTCAGATAAAGTAGTGGAGGTGCTTATGATTGACACACCTAGTGGACCGGGCCTTTTGTTCCCAAAG ggAGGCTGGGAGAATGATGAGACGGTGGAGGAGGCTGCTGTAAGGGAAGCTATTGAAGAAGCGGGTGTTCGTGGTCAACTTATG GGATTCTTGGGAGACTATCACTTCAAGAGTAAAACACAGCAAGATGAGTTCACTCCAGACGGATTATGTCGAGCAGCTATGTATGCTTTATTTGTGAACGAGGAGCTCGAGTCATGGCCGGAGCAGAACACGAGAAACAGAAGTTGGGTGACCATACCTGAGGCAATTGAAAACTGCAGGCACGCATGGATGAGGGATGCCCTTGTCAATGGCTTCAACAAATGGCATGCAGAAAATATGAGCGATGAATAA
- the LOC111804950 gene encoding nudix hydrolase 16, mitochondrial-like isoform X1 yields MSDLVARTGRHQQRYDAGCRLIAGCIPFRYRSSDGRSDEVSDKVVEVLMIDTPSGPGLLFPKGGWENDETVEEAAVREAIEEAGVRGQLMGFLGDYHFKSKTQQDEFTPDGLCRAAMYALFVNEELESWPEQNTRNRSWVTIPEAIENCRHAWMRDALVNGFNKWHAENMSDE; encoded by the exons ATGTCTGATTTGGTGGCCCGCACTGGACGGCATCAGCAGCGGTACGATGCCGGTTGTCGCCTTATTGCTGG GTGTATTCCTTTTAGGTATAGAAGTTCCGATGGCAGAAGTGATGAAGTTTCAGATAAAGTAGTGGAGGTGCTTATGATTGACACACCTAGTGGACCGGGCCTTTTGTTCCCAAAG ggAGGCTGGGAGAATGATGAGACGGTGGAGGAGGCTGCTGTAAGGGAAGCTATTGAAGAAGCGGGTGTTCGTGGTCAACTTATG GGATTCTTGGGAGACTATCACTTCAAGAGTAAAACACAGCAAGATGAGTTCACTCCAGACGGATTATGTCGAGCAGCTATGTATGCTTTATTTGTGAACGAGGAGCTCGAGTCATGGCCGGAGCAGAACACGAGAAACAGAAGTTGGGTGACCATACCTGAGGCAATTGAAAACTGCAGGCACGCATGGATGAGGGATGCCCTTGTCAATGGCTTCAACAAATGGCATGCAGAAAATATGAGCGATGAATAA
- the LOC111804688 gene encoding RNA pseudouridine synthase 3, mitochondrial gives MWQSIRRHLLLATRYYSRISPPPPAYARPVIRVSNNVAQLGSRKEGSKPRQLLSLPPFPGYPLPRKNQIGFSGESTHVTAITWVKHYFDEIHDSVIQSHFRKGLVQVQCPQSGGLDGEGNLKPMRKIRSNEIMETGARVHIPVSVAEMRVSRRFDTIPSGTLHPNADEIKYLQRLVKYKDSAILVLNKPPRLPVKGNLPVHNSMDALAAAALSYDYDDGPKLVHRLDRESSGIILMGRTKESVAHLQWLFSNIRNAKSSCKAWGEACNATYQKYWALVIGCPREREGLISAPLSKVLLDDGKTERVVLANKTSLEAFQEAITEYRVLGPTINGCSWIELCPRTSRKHQLRIHCAEALGTPIVGDYKYGWFVHRTWKQMPRVDIEPISGKPYKLRRPKGLDVQKGSVLSKVPLLHLHCRELVLPNLAKFLNVLDDTRSISHHRVSNLNSDLLRFVARMPSHMRISWNLMSSYLV, from the exons ATGTGGCAGAGCATACGACGACATCTTTTACTTGCAACCAGATACTACTCTAGAatttctcctcctccacctgCTTATGCCAGGCCTGTCATTAGAGTTTCCAACAACGTAGCGCAGTTGGGTAGTCGTAAAGAAGGCTCAAAGCCCCGGCAGCTCCTATCGCTGCCCCCATTTCCTGGCTACCCTTTGCCCAGGAAGAATCAGATTGGTTTCTCTGGGGAGTCCACTCATGTCACTGCCATAACATGGGTCAAGCATTACTTTGATGAAATTCATGATTCTGTAATTCAGTCCCATTTCAGAAAAGGTCTT GTCCAGGTGCAATGTCCACAATCAGGTGGCTTGGATGGAGAAGGAAATTTGAAACCTATGAGAAAG ATTAGGAGTAATGAGATTATGGAAACTGGGGCACGAGTCCATATACCTGTGTCCGTCGCAGAGATGAGGGTTTCTAGGAGATTTGACACTATACCAAGTGGCACATTGCACCCAAATGCGGATGAAATCAAGTATTTGCAAAGACTGGTCAAGTACAAG gATTCTGCTATTCTCGTGTTAAATAAACCCCCCAGACTACCCGTCAAG GGGAATCTTCCAGTTCATAATAGTATGGATGCGTTGGCGGCTGCTGCATTATCTTATGATTATGATGACGGTCCCAAGTTG GTTCACCGTTTGGATAGAGAGAGCAGCGGGATTATCTTGATGGGGAGAACAAAGGAAAGTGTAGCCCACCTACAATGGCTATTTAGCAATATAAGAAATGCGAAATCTTCATGTAAG GCTTGGGGCGAGGCGTGTAATGCAACATATCAAAAGTATTGGGCGTTAGTAATTGGTTGTCCCAGAGAAAGAGAAGGCCTAATCTCGGCTCCCTTGTCAAag GTGCTTCTTGATGATGGGAAGACCGAGAGAGTTGTCTTGGCAAACAAAACATCCTTGGAAGCTTTTCAGGAGGCAATCACTGAATATCGTGTGCTTGGTCCCACAATAAATGGTTGTTCATGGATTGAACTATGCCCACGTACGAGCCGAAAGCATCAG CTACGGATCCATTGTGCTGAAGCTCTGGGCACACCCATTGTTGGCGACTACAAATACGGTTGGTTTGTACATCGGACTTGGAAACAAATGCCCCGGGTCGACATCGAGCCAATAAGTGGGAAGCCATACAAGTTGCGAAGGCCGAAAGGGTTGGATGTGCAAAAGGGGAGTGTTTTATCCAAGGTGCCCTTGTTACATCTTCATTGCAGAGAGCTTGTTCTTCCCAATCTAGCGAAGTTCCTTAATGTTTTGGATGACACAAGGTCGATCAGCCACCACCGGGTATCTAACTTGAACTCAGATCTCTTACGTTTTGTAGCAAGAATGCCTTCCCATATGAGAATTAGCTGGAATTTGATGTCTTCCTATTTAGTATGA